In one Parageobacillus genomosp. 1 genomic region, the following are encoded:
- a CDS encoding DUF421 domain-containing protein codes for MPVWLEVAIRSISIIIGLFIITRILGKKPLSKLSFFEYIVGITVGDIAGTMSMDLSISLQEGITSILIWSLFPVLTSRISLRNKKFRNFVEGNSTIFIKNGKILEENLKREKYTVDELLEQLRKKDVFRVADVEFAVLEPNGDLNVLLKREKQPLTVGDVFPNPPSEKEPQTVIMDGMILDEPLATMGLSRGWLKQQLDKQGVAIENVFLAQVDSYGQLTLDLYDDKIQISEPQEKKLLLAAIKKVQADFELFALQTESKEAKELYRTNAEKMQTLLQKVEPFLRN; via the coding sequence ATGCCTGTATGGTTAGAAGTAGCAATTCGTTCGATTTCCATCATTATTGGCTTGTTTATCATTACGCGAATACTGGGAAAAAAACCATTATCCAAACTCTCCTTTTTTGAGTATATTGTCGGCATTACTGTCGGTGATATCGCCGGAACGATGTCAATGGATTTAAGTATTAGTTTGCAGGAAGGCATCACAAGCATTTTAATTTGGTCGTTATTTCCCGTGCTCACTTCTCGCATTTCACTACGAAATAAAAAATTCCGTAATTTTGTGGAAGGAAATTCCACTATTTTTATCAAGAATGGAAAAATATTAGAGGAAAATTTAAAACGTGAAAAGTATACAGTAGACGAACTTCTTGAACAGCTTCGCAAAAAAGACGTATTTCGTGTGGCAGATGTGGAATTTGCGGTGCTCGAGCCAAACGGTGATTTAAACGTGCTGTTGAAACGGGAAAAACAGCCGCTAACGGTCGGCGATGTATTTCCAAACCCGCCTTCGGAAAAAGAGCCGCAAACGGTCATTATGGACGGCATGATTTTGGACGAGCCGCTGGCGACAATGGGGTTAAGCCGCGGTTGGCTCAAGCAGCAGTTAGACAAGCAAGGGGTTGCCATCGAAAACGTATTTTTGGCGCAAGTCGATTCTTACGGACAGCTGACATTGGATTTGTATGATGACAAAATCCAAATTTCCGAGCCGCAAGAGAAAAAACTGCTGCTGGCGGCGATCAAAAAAGTGCAGGCAGACTTTGAATTATTCGCTTTACAAACTGAGTCAAAAGAAGCAAAAGAGCTATATCGAACAAACGCTGAAAAAATGCAAACATTATTGCAAAAAGTGGAGCCATTTTTAAGAAACTAA
- a CDS encoding thioredoxin family protein: MKEIQTTEQFQQIISSDKPVIVKFYTTWCPDCTRLNMFIDDIVKEYSQYDWFEMNRDQFPDLAEQYQVLGIPSLLVFQNGEKVAHLHSANAKTPEEVKAFLQSLTM, from the coding sequence TTGAAAGAAATACAAACGACTGAGCAATTCCAGCAAATTATTTCCAGCGATAAACCAGTAATTGTTAAATTTTATACAACATGGTGCCCAGACTGCACGAGATTAAATATGTTTATCGATGACATTGTGAAGGAATATTCGCAATACGATTGGTTTGAAATGAACCGTGATCAATTTCCAGATCTCGCTGAACAATATCAAGTGTTGGGCATCCCAAGTTTGCTCGTGTTCCAAAATGGGGAAAAGGTTGCCCATCTCCACAGCGCCAACGCGAAAACGCCGGAAGAAGTAAAAGCATTTTTGCAGTCGTTGACTATGTAG
- a CDS encoding stage VI sporulation protein F produces the protein MDNQFFKNIEKKTGVNMRDILELANSLQNANFKDEKTVRHVIQRVAQIANRKVPKQLEDQIVKTIVQNGKQLDFNTIANMLNKK, from the coding sequence ATGGATAATCAATTTTTTAAAAATATCGAAAAGAAAACAGGCGTCAATATGAGAGACATATTGGAATTAGCAAACTCCTTACAAAATGCCAATTTTAAAGATGAAAAAACGGTTCGTCATGTCATTCAGCGTGTCGCGCAAATCGCCAATCGGAAAGTGCCAAAGCAGTTAGAAGACCAAATCGTCAAAACGATCGTTCAAAATGGAAAACAGCTTGATTTTAACACGATTGCCAACATGCTCAACAAAAAATAA
- a CDS encoding alpha/beta hydrolase encodes MATQKGTMQDYTIYSNALEEEVTLLAYLPSTFSPLHKYSLLIAQDGKDYFMYGKIKSVIEQLMENGEIDRTIVIGIPYHNVKDRYEKYHPNGKKNSQYLRFLAHELIPFLDQTFPTYQIGKGRALIGDSLGGTVALMAGLLYPHTFGKIAMQSPYIDEDIIAKIRQFSEPSLLQIYHSVGTKETAVKTTDGHVRNFIAPNRKAREAFSEKGFLYKYNEFDGDHAWTYWQPDVPRAIAWILSM; translated from the coding sequence ATGGCGACGCAAAAAGGAACGATGCAGGATTATACGATTTACAGCAATGCGCTCGAAGAAGAAGTAACGCTGCTTGCTTATTTGCCAAGCACCTTTTCCCCGCTTCATAAATATTCTCTTTTAATTGCGCAAGATGGAAAAGATTATTTTATGTACGGGAAAATAAAAAGCGTGATCGAACAGCTGATGGAAAACGGCGAAATTGATCGCACCATCGTCATCGGAATTCCGTATCATAATGTTAAGGACCGTTATGAGAAATATCATCCAAACGGAAAGAAAAACAGCCAATATTTGCGCTTTTTAGCCCATGAGCTCATTCCGTTTTTAGATCAAACGTTTCCTACGTATCAAATCGGAAAAGGGCGTGCGCTCATTGGCGATTCGCTCGGCGGTACGGTAGCCTTGATGGCAGGATTATTGTATCCGCATACATTTGGCAAAATTGCGATGCAGTCACCGTATATAGACGAAGACATCATCGCAAAAATCCGCCAGTTTTCCGAACCGTCCTTATTGCAAATTTATCATTCGGTCGGGACAAAGGAAACCGCTGTAAAAACAACAGATGGACACGTACGCAATTTTATTGCGCCAAACCGGAAAGCACGGGAAGCGTTTAGCGAAAAAGGTTTTTTGTATAAATATAATGAATTTGACGGCGACCATGCGTGGACGTATTGGCAGCCTGATGTTCCACGCGCCATTGCCTGGATCCTTTCAATGTAA
- a CDS encoding GNAT family N-acetyltransferase, whose protein sequence is MNVAIGKKSDASLYNDALLVRRTVFIEEQHVPEEEEIDEFDQEATHFVLYDEGKPVGAGRFRIVDQGLGKIERICVLPQYRGRGAGKLIMEKIEQFAKEQGVPKVKLNAQTHAEPFYQKLGYETVSDVFMDAGIPHVTMVKTW, encoded by the coding sequence ATGAATGTGGCCATTGGGAAAAAAAGTGACGCTTCCTTATATAATGACGCCCTGCTCGTTCGGCGAACGGTCTTTATTGAAGAACAACATGTCCCGGAAGAAGAGGAAATTGATGAATTCGATCAGGAAGCGACCCATTTTGTTCTGTATGATGAAGGAAAGCCCGTCGGCGCAGGCAGATTTCGCATCGTTGATCAAGGTCTTGGAAAAATTGAACGAATTTGCGTACTGCCGCAATACCGCGGCCGCGGGGCGGGAAAGCTGATTATGGAAAAGATCGAGCAATTCGCAAAAGAACAAGGTGTCCCAAAAGTAAAATTAAATGCGCAAACACATGCCGAACCATTTTATCAAAAGCTCGGATACGAAACCGTATCCGATGTGTTTATGGATGCCGGAATTCCGCATGTCACGATGGTCAAAACATGGTAA
- a CDS encoding YjcG family protein: MKYGIALFPSKRIQDFANSYRKRYDSHYALIPPHLTLKEPFEADDQQIKEMVKELRKIAAETDVIPLKVTKFSSFYPASNVIYLKVEPNETLQRLHARLHSGIFAGQPEFVFVPHITIGRDLPSAEYADVYGQLRMQDVYFEETVDRFHLLYQLENGSWTVYETFLVGGKDQE, translated from the coding sequence ATGAAATACGGTATTGCTTTGTTTCCTTCAAAGCGGATACAGGACTTTGCCAATTCCTATAGAAAGCGCTACGATAGCCATTACGCCCTCATTCCGCCGCATTTAACCTTAAAAGAACCTTTTGAAGCGGATGACCAGCAAATTAAAGAAATGGTGAAAGAACTGCGCAAAATCGCGGCCGAAACGGATGTCATCCCGTTAAAAGTGACGAAATTCAGCTCGTTTTACCCGGCAAGCAATGTCATTTATTTAAAGGTAGAACCGAATGAAACGCTGCAGCGCCTCCACGCACGGCTCCACAGCGGGATCTTCGCCGGCCAGCCAGAATTCGTATTTGTCCCTCATATTACGATCGGCCGCGATTTGCCAAGTGCGGAGTACGCGGATGTGTATGGACAGTTGCGGATGCAAGACGTGTATTTTGAAGAAACAGTTGATCGTTTCCATCTCCTATATCAACTAGAAAACGGTTCTTGGACGGTATATGAAACATTTTTGGTTGGAGGAAAGGATCAGGAATAA